From a region of the Coprococcus comes ATCC 27758 genome:
- a CDS encoding methionyl aminopeptidase, producing MERNELCWCGSGKKYKKCHLMIEEKIAYHADKGEIVPTRDMLKTIPQIEGIQKSADLNTAVLDHVAAHIHAGMSTAEIDKLVYDYTTEHGGIPAPLNYQGFPKSVCTSINNEICHGIPDENIILEEGDIINVDVSTILDGYFSDASRMFMIGKVSERAEKLVRVTQECVELGLAQAKPWNHLGDIADAINSHAKANGYSVVEEIGGHGVGLEFHEEPWVSYVTPKGSEMLLVPGMIFTIEPMINEGSPEFFVDEDNDWTVYTEDDGLSAQVEYMVRITDDGAVVMTK from the coding sequence ATGGAAAGAAATGAATTGTGCTGGTGTGGCAGCGGAAAAAAATACAAAAAATGTCATCTTATGATCGAAGAAAAGATCGCATATCATGCCGATAAAGGAGAAATCGTTCCGACAAGAGATATGCTCAAGACCATTCCTCAGATTGAAGGAATCCAGAAAAGTGCAGATCTCAATACTGCCGTACTTGATCATGTAGCTGCCCATATCCACGCAGGCATGAGTACAGCCGAAATTGATAAATTAGTTTATGACTATACAACCGAACACGGCGGAATCCCGGCACCGCTTAATTATCAGGGATTCCCAAAGAGTGTGTGTACTTCTATTAACAACGAGATCTGCCATGGTATTCCGGATGAAAATATTATTCTGGAAGAAGGCGATATCATCAATGTGGATGTATCTACCATTCTGGACGGATATTTCTCAGATGCATCCCGTATGTTTATGATCGGCAAGGTCAGCGAACGTGCCGAAAAACTGGTTCGTGTCACACAGGAATGTGTCGAACTTGGACTTGCGCAGGCAAAACCATGGAACCATCTCGGAGACATTGCAGATGCGATCAATTCACATGCAAAAGCAAATGGCTATTCTGTCGTAGAGGAAATCGGCGGACATGGTGTTGGTCTTGAATTCCACGAAGAACCTTGGGTAAGCTATGTTACACCAAAGGGAAGCGAAATGCTTCTGGTTCCGGGAATGATCTTTACCATCGAACCGATGATTAACGAAGGCAGTCCGGAATTCTTTGTTGATGAAGACAATGACTGGACGGTTTATACCGAAGATGACGGACTTTCTGCTCAGGTAGAATACATGGTCCGCATTACGGATGATGGCGCTGTCGTTATGACAAAATAA
- a CDS encoding MFS transporter, whose protein sequence is MEAAEKISVGVIKEKTKSKAVKKEAEGMRVSTREKVCYGVGDIGANLVWTTVASFLTIYCTDVAGIAAGVVGTLMLIARLFDGVSDLFMGVIIDKTNTRWGKARPWVLWSAPPLVVSLIMIFTVPNIGANGKAIYMLLVYIFLAAVCFTASNLSYNTMLSLVTTEQHDRNVMNTIRFEFTMIAQLVINVITIPLVHFLGNGQKGWTCMSIIYAIVALGMFITTFAGTKERYKPIKPEVTEKKKKHPIKTIKILCSNKYFILITLAFAIIYTSLGLTGGSRIYYAKYVLGNEMINSTMTLFNYIPTILTIMLIPIFAKKFGKIKALFVGFLFYGAGLILEIAGPVNLPMIYGGLVLQGIGHAALYSCLFAIVGDVVDYSEWKDGIREEGLTYSVTSFGQKIGTGLGTAALGWILAAGNYNGTAAVQPDSAIFAIKSLFLYLPLAITVVVLIIWYLFMGIDKVYPTVRKELDERRKNAKQN, encoded by the coding sequence ATGGAAGCAGCCGAAAAAATTTCCGTCGGAGTAATTAAAGAAAAAACAAAAAGTAAAGCAGTCAAAAAAGAAGCAGAAGGTATGCGGGTTTCCACCAGAGAAAAAGTCTGTTACGGAGTTGGTGATATCGGAGCAAACCTTGTGTGGACAACGGTAGCTTCATTCCTGACGATTTACTGTACAGATGTGGCAGGAATTGCAGCAGGAGTAGTCGGAACCCTGATGCTGATCGCAAGATTGTTTGATGGAGTATCCGATCTTTTTATGGGTGTTATTATCGATAAGACAAATACCAGATGGGGAAAGGCTCGTCCGTGGGTATTATGGAGTGCACCTCCGCTTGTTGTCAGTCTGATTATGATTTTTACAGTTCCGAATATCGGAGCAAACGGAAAAGCAATTTATATGCTGCTTGTATATATTTTCCTTGCAGCAGTTTGTTTTACTGCATCAAATCTTTCTTACAATACCATGCTTTCGCTGGTAACAACCGAGCAGCATGACCGAAATGTAATGAATACAATCCGGTTTGAATTTACAATGATCGCACAGCTGGTAATCAATGTGATTACGATTCCGCTGGTACATTTCCTTGGAAACGGCCAGAAGGGCTGGACCTGCATGAGTATTATTTATGCGATCGTAGCACTTGGAATGTTTATTACAACATTTGCCGGAACAAAAGAAAGATATAAACCGATCAAACCGGAAGTGACTGAAAAGAAGAAAAAACACCCGATTAAGACTATTAAAATTCTTTGCAGCAATAAATACTTTATTCTGATCACATTAGCATTTGCAATTATTTATACATCACTCGGACTTACCGGTGGATCAAGAATTTATTATGCAAAATATGTACTTGGCAATGAGATGATCAACAGTACAATGACATTATTTAACTATATCCCAACGATCCTTACGATCATGCTGATCCCTATTTTTGCAAAAAAATTTGGAAAGATCAAAGCATTATTTGTGGGCTTCCTGTTCTATGGAGCAGGACTTATTCTTGAAATTGCAGGACCGGTCAATCTTCCGATGATTTATGGAGGACTGGTTTTACAGGGAATTGGTCATGCGGCATTGTATTCCTGCCTGTTCGCAATTGTTGGAGACGTAGTGGATTACAGTGAATGGAAAGACGGAATCCGAGAAGAAGGACTTACTTACAGTGTAACCAGCTTTGGACAGAAAATCGGAACAGGTCTTGGGACAGCAGCACTTGGATGGATCCTTGCGGCAGGAAATTATAATGGAACGGCAGCTGTTCAGCCGGACAGTGCGATCTTTGCAATTAAGAGTCTGTTCTTATATCTGCCACTGGCTATCACAGTCGTTGTTTTAATCATCTGGTATTTATTTATGGGAATCGATAAGGTATATCCGACAGTCAGAAAAGAACTGGATGAACGTAGAAAAAACGCAAAACAGAATTAG
- a CDS encoding response regulator, with protein sequence MRIAVIEDERPIREGLVHILNKISPEYQVVGSAENGREGLILLEEQDPDLILLDIQMPDMNGLQMLKEARERGSMTKVVILTAYSDFDYAKKAIALGIENYLLKPVNLTELKNTLSKIKEEIFVEQRGKNSLSLETVIKDALEGEYEEDSRLEETLLEKYGFSGRKQIYCMYLFMGKYYDSEQKEAELFLEEFREHNPDKKMCWLWREKRQSVFICFYDVKAKKNFIQYLKQSVVPAFSMRIHDHGAFAGKECQGLGELAEIENALTEACGWHLILGNRVLIKCKKIAQLRTNRFTYPADLENQARSAVIHLDYPAFTRCFQQFMEAGLREVHSPQEIREVCIRFAYAVINTAKECGTLRDEDLLVQKILHTILNAVFWEEIMDAMLELFVCIENDEKKQTSAELLVQKALSIIKECYSDGINLEETARRLHVTEQYLGTQLKKETGSSFTEIIRRYKIAHVKQLLLDTELKLNQIASMAGFSDPKYMSKVFKQEVGMLPNEYRRMNT encoded by the coding sequence ATGCGGATAGCAGTCATTGAAGACGAGAGACCGATTCGTGAGGGGCTTGTACATATTTTGAATAAAATCAGTCCGGAATACCAGGTGGTAGGAAGCGCGGAAAATGGGCGAGAAGGTTTAATTCTTCTTGAAGAACAGGATCCGGATCTGATCCTGCTTGATATCCAGATGCCGGATATGAACGGTCTGCAGATGTTAAAAGAAGCAAGAGAAAGAGGAAGTATGACTAAGGTTGTGATTCTTACGGCATACTCTGACTTTGATTATGCAAAAAAGGCAATTGCACTCGGAATAGAAAATTATCTGCTAAAGCCGGTTAATCTTACGGAACTGAAGAACACCCTTTCTAAAATCAAGGAAGAGATATTCGTAGAACAGAGAGGGAAAAATTCTCTTTCACTTGAAACGGTCATAAAAGATGCGTTAGAAGGCGAGTATGAAGAGGATTCTAGGTTAGAGGAGACGCTTTTGGAGAAATATGGTTTCTCCGGCAGAAAACAAATTTACTGTATGTATCTTTTTATGGGAAAGTATTATGATTCCGAACAAAAGGAAGCAGAGCTTTTTTTAGAAGAATTCCGGGAACATAATCCGGACAAAAAAATGTGCTGGTTATGGAGAGAGAAGAGGCAGTCTGTTTTTATCTGTTTTTATGATGTGAAAGCAAAAAAAAATTTTATACAGTATTTGAAGCAATCGGTAGTACCGGCTTTTTCTATGAGAATCCATGATCATGGGGCATTTGCGGGAAAAGAGTGTCAAGGGTTGGGAGAACTGGCGGAGATTGAAAATGCGCTGACCGAAGCATGCGGATGGCATTTAATACTTGGCAACCGGGTATTGATCAAGTGCAAAAAAATCGCGCAACTGAGGACAAATCGTTTTACTTATCCGGCAGATCTGGAGAATCAGGCAAGGAGTGCGGTAATCCATCTGGATTATCCTGCGTTTACCCGGTGCTTTCAGCAATTTATGGAGGCAGGATTACGTGAAGTCCACAGCCCGCAGGAAATCAGAGAGGTTTGTATCCGTTTTGCTTACGCTGTGATCAATACGGCAAAAGAGTGTGGAACATTACGGGATGAAGATCTGCTTGTCCAAAAAATATTACATACGATTTTAAATGCTGTTTTCTGGGAAGAAATCATGGATGCAATGCTGGAATTATTTGTCTGCATAGAAAATGATGAAAAAAAACAGACTTCGGCAGAGCTTCTGGTACAGAAAGCTCTTTCTATTATTAAAGAATGCTACAGTGACGGAATTAATCTGGAGGAAACAGCCAGGAGACTGCATGTTACCGAACAGTATCTGGGTACACAGTTAAAAAAAGAAACAGGCTCTTCTTTTACGGAGATCATAAGGCGATATAAAATCGCACATGTAAAACAATTACTTCTGGATACGGAATTAAAGCTGAATCAGATTGCTTCAATGGCAGGTTTTTCGGATCCCAAGTACATGAGTAAGGTGTTTAAACAGGAAGTAGGGATGCTTCCGAACGAATATCGGAGGATGAATACATAA
- a CDS encoding sensor histidine kinase, giving the protein MKKKNLRQILIPAFIITACIPITIFTVISQARLKKSTLDNMNNQAEADLQKSNQCLNMTLDKYETILYDITTAEDFLNLAVTAKESADIMETDAYNMRSEFSHICNRNQGVDGIQLVLADRKRIFYDRLSSSSVNSSWIEKVAVPETEEMLSYTMDQENENPERMFHISRKVVNYWDISEDLGEVILSVDADELSSVLDVGKGSEIYLIDDGRIVGAENEKLLGRTEDILETKRVSQKSITNTRSGWKIVLCQSLSEYQRAIREQIVFWLLLAVAVLLVFVFLIYKVTEPVMVSVNEIVDAMKNLEKDNFREKLAIKENDSIEIQKISEGFNDMTERIYHLIGQVKQSALEQKNAEISALEAQIDPHFLYNILDTINWKAIENEQYEISEMLVALAEILRYAINDAGELTTIEAEKVWLEKYILLQQEKLGEKIELIFKIPEELETYKIHKMLLQPFVENAIKYSFRGCKGEHRLTIEAAKAEEQLHLIIVNNGQCIEKVRLKELNEGTKIKNHLGISNVRKRLELYYGEDTAVYFENILSGGVKVHLFIPIQGGNDDADSSH; this is encoded by the coding sequence ATGAAAAAGAAAAATCTGAGACAGATTCTGATTCCTGCATTTATTATTACGGCATGCATTCCAATCACTATTTTTACAGTGATATCGCAGGCACGTCTGAAAAAAAGCACCCTTGATAATATGAACAATCAGGCAGAGGCAGATCTTCAGAAGTCAAATCAGTGTCTGAATATGACATTGGATAAGTATGAGACGATTCTGTATGATATTACTACGGCTGAAGACTTTTTAAATCTTGCGGTTACCGCGAAAGAATCTGCTGATATTATGGAGACAGATGCCTATAATATGCGAAGTGAATTTTCACATATCTGTAACAGAAATCAGGGTGTGGACGGGATTCAGCTGGTATTGGCAGATAGAAAAAGAATCTTTTATGACAGGCTTTCTTCTTCTTCGGTGAACAGTTCCTGGATTGAAAAGGTTGCAGTTCCGGAGACAGAAGAGATGCTGTCTTATACGATGGATCAAGAGAATGAAAATCCGGAAAGGATGTTTCATATCAGCCGTAAGGTAGTAAATTACTGGGATATCAGTGAAGATCTGGGAGAAGTGATTCTGTCAGTCGATGCAGATGAACTGAGTTCCGTGCTGGATGTTGGAAAAGGATCGGAAATATATCTGATAGATGACGGAAGGATCGTCGGAGCGGAAAATGAAAAATTACTGGGCAGGACGGAAGATATTTTAGAGACGAAAAGGGTCAGTCAAAAATCCATTACAAATACCCGGAGCGGCTGGAAAATCGTATTGTGCCAGTCGCTGAGTGAATATCAGAGAGCAATCAGAGAACAGATCGTATTCTGGCTGCTGCTGGCAGTGGCAGTGCTGCTTGTTTTTGTATTTCTGATCTATAAAGTTACAGAACCGGTCATGGTATCGGTAAATGAGATTGTAGATGCGATGAAAAATCTGGAGAAAGATAATTTCAGGGAGAAGCTTGCAATCAAAGAAAATGACAGTATAGAAATACAGAAGATATCGGAAGGCTTCAATGATATGACTGAACGAATCTATCATTTGATCGGTCAGGTGAAACAATCTGCATTGGAGCAGAAGAATGCAGAAATCTCAGCGTTGGAGGCACAGATCGATCCTCATTTTCTATATAATATCCTGGATACCATCAACTGGAAAGCCATTGAAAATGAGCAGTATGAAATCAGTGAGATGTTAGTGGCGCTTGCCGAAATCCTGCGTTATGCCATTAATGATGCAGGGGAACTGACAACGATCGAAGCGGAAAAGGTATGGCTGGAAAAGTATATTCTTCTGCAGCAGGAAAAATTAGGAGAAAAAATCGAGCTGATATTTAAAATACCGGAGGAATTGGAAACTTATAAAATTCATAAAATGCTGCTTCAGCCTTTTGTGGAAAATGCGATCAAGTACAGTTTCCGCGGATGTAAGGGCGAACACCGGCTTACCATCGAAGCTGCGAAGGCAGAAGAACAATTACATCTGATCATTGTAAATAATGGGCAGTGTATTGAGAAAGTCAGATTAAAAGAACTCAATGAAGGAACGAAGATAAAGAATCATCTCGGAATTTCCAATGTGAGAAAGCGGTTGGAACTCTATTACGGAGAAGATACAGCAGTTTATTTTGAAAATATTCTTTCGGGTGGCGTGAAAGTACATTTATTTATTCCGATACAGGGAGGAAATGACGATGCGGATAGCAGTCATTGA
- a CDS encoding ABC transporter substrate-binding protein — protein MKKIFACALCVVMTVSLCSCAGCRKKEETKAKEKETIELWHYWDIPDNQRHLEELVEQFNKMQEDIEIEVSYIPDEDFKKQLALAMSEEKMPDIAVVDSSDFQFLHHMKAFADLTDAIPELKEYNEKALEPCTIDGRIYGQPFGVNCTGMFYNKKLLEENGCEVPESWEEFQETAAKISNEDVKGFAITALQTEESMYEFLPILWSMGGDVYRIAEENSKKAFLLLDQMEKEGSLSLQSISLTMGDLTNQFLKGKIGIMFNSSMAIDSIREGNPDLEFGVAPIPGGETSVSVAGGEILAVAENEKKEYAIRFLKFLADKDRMKEYIDAFGFLAPRQDIMEQQFAEDPEKRTFIKMYKAAGIREISPEWPRISLTLSDTLRQILVEEEDPQTILNKSAEKIEKIGAEK, from the coding sequence GTGAAAAAGATTTTTGCATGCGCTTTATGTGTTGTCATGACAGTTAGTTTATGCAGCTGTGCAGGATGCCGGAAAAAGGAAGAAACAAAAGCGAAAGAGAAAGAAACCATTGAATTATGGCATTACTGGGATATACCGGATAATCAGAGACATCTGGAAGAGCTGGTAGAGCAGTTTAATAAGATGCAGGAGGATATTGAGATAGAAGTATCTTATATTCCGGATGAAGATTTTAAAAAACAGCTTGCCCTGGCGATGTCGGAAGAAAAGATGCCGGATATTGCCGTAGTGGATTCCTCGGACTTTCAATTTCTACATCATATGAAAGCGTTTGCTGATCTTACAGATGCTATTCCGGAATTAAAGGAATATAACGAAAAAGCATTGGAACCATGTACGATAGATGGAAGAATTTATGGGCAGCCTTTTGGTGTGAACTGTACAGGGATGTTCTATAATAAAAAACTCCTGGAAGAAAATGGATGCGAAGTTCCGGAAAGCTGGGAAGAATTTCAAGAGACAGCGGCGAAGATCAGCAATGAAGATGTAAAAGGGTTTGCGATCACTGCTTTACAGACAGAAGAAAGTATGTATGAATTTCTGCCGATCTTATGGTCAATGGGAGGGGACGTGTATAGAATTGCAGAAGAAAACAGTAAAAAAGCATTTCTTCTGCTGGATCAGATGGAAAAAGAAGGAAGTCTGAGTCTGCAGAGCATTTCTCTTACCATGGGAGATCTGACAAATCAGTTTCTAAAAGGAAAAATTGGGATCATGTTCAATTCCTCTATGGCGATTGACAGTATCAGGGAAGGAAATCCGGATCTGGAATTCGGTGTTGCACCGATTCCGGGAGGAGAGACATCGGTTTCGGTAGCCGGAGGAGAAATTCTGGCAGTAGCGGAGAATGAAAAGAAAGAGTATGCAATCCGTTTTTTAAAGTTTCTGGCAGATAAAGACCGAATGAAAGAATATATTGATGCATTTGGTTTTCTTGCACCGCGTCAGGATATTATGGAACAACAATTTGCCGAAGATCCGGAAAAGAGAACATTTATAAAAATGTATAAGGCTGCCGGGATTCGTGAGATTTCTCCGGAATGGCCACGGATTTCCCTGACTCTTTCCGATACTCTGAGACAGATACTGGTGGAGGAAGAGGATCCGCAGACAATATTGAATAAAAGTGCAGAAAAGATAGAGAAAATCGGAGCAGAGAAATGA
- a CDS encoding fructose-bisphosphatase class III, translating into MRDEKYLELLAEKYPTEQAVCREIINLKAILSLPKGTEHFMSDLHGEYEAFCHILNNCSGVIREKVDLLFEDTLSDLDREEICTLIYYPVEKLAMIKKEGKNNEEWYRVILGELIDIARLFSSKYTRSKVRKAMPKEYAYILDELIHVQKDEDDNQLVYHRNILNTLLELQNADEFIEVLAGLIKRLAVDHLHIVGDIFDRGPCADRIMDLLTTYHSIDIEWGNHDILWMGAAAGSRACIATVIRNNLKYDNMKIMENSYGISLRNLTLFAEKIYPQIDPMEAALKAISVLLFKLEGQVILRNPDYKMEDKLLLHKVDVKRQVVEIGGKEYKIKKEEFPTVSFAAESVEEVYQLTEEEENVMEGLQMAFVNSIRLRQHIDFLYKKGSMYRIFNDNLLYHGCVPLDESGNFDGVVFGKRCYRGREYLDYAEHVARRAWSKEAKEKDRDFMWYLWCGRKSPLSGRNTKTFERTYVLDESTWYEESNPYYKFYEEEKVCNMILHEFGLYSERAHIINGHTPVRTSKGEHPVRANGKLMVIDGGFCKSYHKTTGIAGYTLIFNSHGIRIKSHQPFLSVYAALTENKDIESKSELVETEKERLMVRDTDSGKKIKEDIEALKMLLRAYREGELE; encoded by the coding sequence ATGAGAGACGAGAAATATTTAGAACTTCTGGCAGAAAAATACCCAACTGAGCAGGCGGTCTGCCGAGAGATTATTAACCTTAAAGCAATCCTCAGCCTGCCAAAAGGGACAGAGCACTTTATGAGTGATCTGCATGGAGAATATGAGGCATTTTGCCATATATTAAATAACTGCTCCGGTGTGATCCGGGAAAAAGTAGATCTGTTGTTTGAAGATACTTTATCAGATCTGGACCGGGAAGAAATCTGTACGCTGATCTATTATCCAGTTGAAAAGCTTGCAATGATAAAAAAGGAAGGAAAAAATAATGAAGAGTGGTATCGTGTGATCTTAGGAGAACTAATCGATATCGCAAGATTATTTTCATCCAAATACACCCGCTCAAAAGTAAGAAAAGCGATGCCGAAGGAATATGCCTATATTCTGGATGAACTGATCCATGTACAGAAGGATGAAGATGATAATCAGCTGGTGTATCACCGCAATATCCTGAATACGCTCCTTGAACTACAGAATGCAGATGAATTTATCGAGGTGCTTGCCGGATTGATTAAACGGCTGGCAGTCGATCATCTACATATTGTCGGAGATATTTTTGACAGAGGTCCTTGTGCAGACCGGATCATGGATTTGCTTACGACTTATCACTCCATTGATATTGAATGGGGTAATCATGATATCCTGTGGATGGGGGCAGCGGCAGGAAGCAGAGCCTGCATCGCAACAGTTATCCGTAACAATCTGAAATATGATAATATGAAGATCATGGAGAATAGCTATGGGATCAGTCTGCGAAATCTGACCTTATTTGCAGAAAAGATATACCCGCAGATCGATCCGATGGAAGCGGCACTGAAAGCAATTTCTGTACTTCTTTTTAAGCTGGAAGGCCAGGTGATCCTGCGTAATCCGGATTACAAGATGGAAGATAAATTGCTGCTTCATAAAGTGGATGTGAAACGTCAGGTTGTTGAAATTGGCGGAAAAGAATATAAGATCAAGAAGGAAGAATTTCCAACTGTAAGTTTTGCAGCTGAAAGTGTGGAAGAAGTCTATCAGCTGACCGAAGAGGAAGAAAATGTAATGGAAGGTCTTCAGATGGCTTTTGTGAACAGTATCCGTCTGCGACAGCATATAGATTTCCTGTATAAAAAAGGAAGTATGTACCGGATTTTCAACGATAATCTTCTGTATCACGGCTGTGTGCCGCTGGATGAGAGCGGAAACTTTGACGGCGTTGTATTTGGGAAGAGATGCTATCGAGGAAGAGAATATCTGGACTATGCAGAGCATGTTGCCAGAAGAGCCTGGTCGAAGGAGGCGAAAGAAAAAGACAGAGACTTTATGTGGTATCTGTGGTGCGGAAGAAAGTCTCCACTTTCCGGAAGAAATACGAAAACCTTTGAGCGTACTTATGTGCTGGATGAGTCGACATGGTATGAAGAATCAAATCCATATTATAAATTTTACGAAGAAGAAAAGGTCTGCAATATGATTCTGCATGAGTTTGGTCTTTATTCCGAGCGTGCTCATATCATTAATGGGCATACACCGGTCAGAACTTCAAAAGGAGAGCATCCGGTCCGTGCGAATGGAAAATTAATGGTCATTGATGGAGGTTTCTGCAAGAGCTACCATAAGACTACCGGAATTGCCGGGTATACACTGATCTTCAATTCCCATGGTATCCGGATCAAATCCCACCAGCCTTTCCTGAGTGTGTATGCGGCACTTACGGAAAATAAGGATATCGAGTCAAAATCAGAACTGGTCGAGACCGAAAAAGAACGTTTGATGGTGCGGGATACAGATAGCGGAAAGAAGATCAAGGAGGATATTGAGGCACTTAAAATGCTGCTCCGTGCATACCGTGAAGGGGAGTTGGAATAG